A genome region from Bacteroidota bacterium includes the following:
- a CDS encoding T9SS type A sorting domain-containing protein, which produces MSDRIRHIFMSVSHAFWRDGYFIKRTEYAILIVLLFVLNNTYSQNIIIDPKNSPGPVPTIYEPGIFLVPKTADGTTDFLNNGIRHNSIRMISIEVAMEFSSPSIAGVMAQLEAAKPGILYANSRCDKLILPFIKMPLWLSSSTDNTISGDPNWKKFNAMPPANYATWNLLIDSIVSKINGQWGLDPYYEIWNEPDNFYWQGTPAQYFDFFNKTYFAIKTNHPTAKVGGPVLASFTSKFGSAYPIGFITNSQLDSSIIGRLIDSCMVWNAPLDFISWHKFDSFLHSMKMEIDFLNQKLINSGHGLVPYIISEWNNAFNIRESNFAAAFMPNYVLGLEKYGIAAQLVASWQDFNMDTAEFHHDYGLLSWGALHKPEWKSLLLLDKVKGEKIESDSSDYLNLAVVSSVQNDTVRVLLSNRSLPAFTEATSYLLYNKHFNVTDISTAGYTNSRLDSIYKGYITLTGMDAMSLAINSAIPIYQKADSVFRFGRNINLTISGVTGNHLGTKYLVDSTHNNVIYRFDSLLAKGYDRSSATSFLYPNSVVYGDKINLVDSSYSIHLQPNAVMLLEFYIPEISGISGNYLIQNRFEIFPNPSSENLTIKCTTHPSGSEQMLIYNSIGALVKSADIKQKISTVNIEDLSKGIYFIHLKNYPQQTLKFIKN; this is translated from the coding sequence TTGTCAGATAGGATACGTCATATATTCATGTCGGTTAGTCACGCCTTTTGGCGTGATGGCTATTTCATAAAAAGAACCGAATACGCAATTCTAATTGTTTTGCTTTTTGTTCTTAATAATACATATTCCCAAAATATTATCATTGATCCGAAAAACTCACCTGGCCCGGTTCCAACTATATATGAGCCAGGAATTTTTCTTGTCCCCAAAACAGCGGATGGCACAACCGACTTTTTAAATAATGGAATTAGGCATAACAGCATTCGTATGATTAGTATAGAGGTTGCGATGGAATTTAGCTCACCTTCCATTGCAGGTGTTATGGCACAATTAGAAGCCGCTAAGCCAGGAATATTATATGCTAATTCAAGATGCGATAAGCTGATCCTTCCATTTATAAAAATGCCTTTGTGGTTAAGCTCATCAACCGACAATACCATATCAGGCGATCCTAATTGGAAAAAATTTAATGCGATGCCTCCTGCAAATTATGCAACATGGAATTTATTGATAGATAGTATAGTGAGTAAGATTAACGGACAATGGGGGCTTGATCCCTATTATGAAATATGGAATGAGCCGGATAATTTTTATTGGCAGGGGACTCCTGCACAGTATTTTGATTTTTTTAATAAAACATATTTTGCTATAAAAACGAATCATCCCACTGCTAAAGTTGGTGGTCCGGTTTTGGCATCGTTTACTTCAAAGTTTGGAAGTGCATATCCCATCGGATTTATAACTAATTCGCAGTTAGATTCATCCATTATAGGAAGATTAATTGACAGTTGTATGGTATGGAATGCACCATTAGATTTTATTTCATGGCATAAGTTCGACTCTTTTTTACATTCAATGAAAATGGAGATTGATTTTCTGAATCAAAAACTTATAAATTCAGGGCATGGTCTTGTTCCTTATATTATTTCTGAATGGAATAATGCTTTCAATATTCGGGAATCAAATTTTGCCGCTGCTTTTATGCCAAATTATGTTTTAGGTTTAGAGAAGTATGGAATTGCAGCGCAACTGGTAGCATCCTGGCAAGACTTTAATATGGATACAGCTGAATTTCACCATGATTATGGGTTATTAAGTTGGGGTGCTTTACATAAACCGGAATGGAAATCATTGCTGTTGCTAGATAAAGTGAAGGGAGAAAAAATTGAATCGGATAGTTCGGATTATCTGAATCTAGCCGTAGTTTCTTCTGTTCAAAACGATACCGTTCGTGTTCTTTTGTCAAACCGTTCACTGCCAGCATTCACAGAAGCAACTTCTTATTTACTGTACAATAAACATTTTAATGTAACAGACATTTCTACAGCAGGATATACCAATTCAAGATTAGATTCAATTTACAAAGGTTATATAACATTAACAGGCATGGATGCAATGTCATTAGCAATAAATTCCGCCATACCCATTTATCAAAAGGCTGATTCGGTATTTCGTTTTGGTAGAAATATTAATCTTACTATTTCAGGAGTAACCGGAAATCATCTTGGAACAAAATATCTTGTTGATTCAACACATAACAATGTTATTTATCGATTCGATTCTTTATTGGCAAAGGGGTATGACAGGAGCTCTGCAACTTCGTTCCTCTATCCTAATTCTGTTGTGTATGGAGATAAAATAAATCTGGTTGATTCTTCATATTCTATTCACTTACAACCCAATGCTGTTATGTTGCTGGAGTTTTATATTCCTGAAATTTCTGGCATTTCCGGTAATTACCTGATTCAAAATAGATTTGAAATTTTTCCAAACCCTTCTTCAGAAAATCTGACAATTAAATGCACAACCCATCCTTCAGGGAGTGAGCAGATGCTGATCTATAACTCAATAGGAGCATTGGTTAAAAGTGCGGACATAAAACAGAAAATCAGTACAGTTAATATCGAAGATTTATCAAAGGGGATTTACTTTATACATCTGAAAAATTATCCTCAGCAAACCCTGAAGTTTATTAAAAACTGA